The following nucleotide sequence is from Brachyspira suanatina.
AGTTTATTACTTTTGATATTGCTTCATATAATGCTGATTGGGATAAAAAAATTGAACAAATAAAAGATGATAAAGAGTTAAAAGAAATATTTGAAGATATGAAAAATAAATCTTTAATTAATCATAGGCTTCAAATAGATTATTTTGAGAATAAAAGTTTTGAAGATGATGAAGAATTTTTATCTTTAAAATTGGAAAGAAAAAAAGAAATTTTATTAGAACTGCTTGATAAAAATATGTTTTATGTACCTTTTTCTGAAATGAAAGATAAAACTTTTAAATTATCTGATGATGATATAAAATTATCTAAACAGTTTTATAAAAATTGATTGTAAAAATTACTCAAAAAAAGATAATTTTCTATTTGTGAATTTTTTATTATATAGTATAATATCTAAAGGACAAAGCTATATTTTAAAAGGAGTTTACAAATATGGTTACAGCTATTACGACGACTGATACAACTAATACGTATACTACGTCAATAGGCGGGGTAAATGTTACTGTCAGAAGCAATTTCTCTGACAAAACAGCTACTGTTGAAGTAGAGCCGAAAATCACGGGGGGTGCTTTAAATGTGCAAGGGTGATTTCCCCCTTATCGCATTTATATTATCGGTTCTTTAATTTAATAGTTTAATAAAAAAGTAGTTTTTTGTTCACTTATTAAAAGTAATGGAGTTGTTCGTGGGTGGCAGCTCCATTTTTTATGTGTTAAGAATAATTAATAATAGTTATTGATTGACGTTTTTTATTTTTTTCTGCATTGATATAGTGTTGCGCTCCCAAAATACACTATCTGTATAGCCCTGTATTTCTTTATTTTTTTCTGCATTTTCAATTCTTTTTTCAGCCCAAGCACAATATGTTTTATGCTGTTCTATCCCTGAATAATTTCTCCCTAATTTCTTAGCTACCACCGAAGTAGTACCGCTTCCCAAAAAAGGATCAAATATAAAATCATTGGCATTAGAGCTTGCTAATATCAATTTCGCTATTAACTTTTCAGGCTTCTGAGTAGGGTGAGCAGTGTTTTCTGACATAGACCAATAAGGAACGGATATATCGTCCCAAAAATTAGACGGACAGGTATCTCTAAAATTTCCGTCTTCTGTTTCTGTCCAATCTTTAGGCTTTCCCTCTATTCTGTATGGAGCTATTACCTTTCTCCTTATTTTTACATCATCTACATTAAAAGTGTATTTATTAGATAGGGTAGCAAACCATATATCTTCCATTCCATTCTTCCAATTATTTTTAGCCCCCCTGCCTTTCTCTCTCTGCCAAGTAATTCTGTTTTGTATGTTAAAATATTTTTCTAAAACATTGCCTATTACAAGACTAGACTTCCAATCACAGCATACATATATTGTGGCATCTTTTTTTAATATTGGAATAATGTCTTCCACCCATAGATGAGTATATTTTTCATAACTTAAATTATCTATGTCTTTGAATTTATATCCATGATAATTTTTGGATATATTATAAGGCGGATCAACTATCATTAAATCAGCTATATTTTTTTCTATTTTTTTTAATACATCAAAAGTATTGCCGTTTATAGTTTTATTTATAATATTTTCTTTTTTGTATTCTGTTATATTTTCATTGTCTATAATACATTTGTTTAGATATGATTTACCTTCTTCTGTATTTATATCAAAATCAATAGTTTTATTTTTGACTGATTTAACTTTAGTATTCATGTATTTCCCGCTATTATAAAAATTATTCCCATTCTATAGTAGCAGGCGGTTTTGAAGATATATCATAAACAACACGGTTAATACCTTTTACTTCATTTATTATTCTGTTTGATATTATACCTAAAACATTATAATCAATTTTAGCCCAGTCAGCAGTCATAGCATCAACACTTTCAACAGCCCTTACAGCACAAACTTGTTCATAAGTTCTTCCATCACCCATAACTCCGACACTTTTTACAGGAAGAAGTATAGCAAAAGACTGCCATAATTTTCTATAAAGTCCTGCTTTTTTTATCTCGCTTACAACTATATCATCAGCTTCCTGAAGTATTTTTACTCTTTCTTCTGTGATATCGCCTAATATTCTTACTGCCAAACCAGGACCAGGGAAAGGCTGTCTATATACTATATCTTCAGGTAATTTTAATTCTAAACCTATTTCTCTAACTTCATCTTTGAATAATTCTCTGAAAGGCTCTAAAAGTTCAAATTTCATGTCCTTTGGAAGTCCGCCAACATTATGATGGCTTTTTATAACCGCAGAACTTCCTCTTAAAGATACACTTTCTATAACATCAGGATAAAGCGTACCTTGTGCTAAAAATCCAACATTTTCTATCTTTTTAGCTTCATCATTAAATACGCTTACAAATTCATGTCCTATTATTTTTCTCTTTTGTTCAGGATCAGTAACACCTGCTAATTTATCTAAAAATCTCTTTGAAGCATCAACATAAATCAAATCAATATTGAAATTATCTCTGAATACTTCAACAACCTTTTTATCTTCATCTTTTCTTAATAGTCCATTATTAACAAATATACATTTTAATTGCTTTCCTATAGCTTTTTCTATTAATACTGCAGCTACAGAAGAATCAACTCCTCCGGAAAGCCCTAATATTACATTTTTATCGCCTACAGTTTCTCTTATTCTTT
It contains:
- a CDS encoding DNA-methyltransferase, which produces MNTKVKSVKNKTIDFDINTEEGKSYLNKCIIDNENITEYKKENIINKTINGNTFDVLKKIEKNIADLMIVDPPYNISKNYHGYKFKDIDNLSYEKYTHLWVEDIIPILKKDATIYVCCDWKSSLVIGNVLEKYFNIQNRITWQREKGRGAKNNWKNGMEDIWFATLSNKYTFNVDDVKIRRKVIAPYRIEGKPKDWTETEDGNFRDTCPSNFWDDISVPYWSMSENTAHPTQKPEKLIAKLILASSNANDFIFDPFLGSGTTSVVAKKLGRNYSGIEQHKTYCAWAEKRIENAEKNKEIQGYTDSVFWERNTISMQKKIKNVNQ
- the guaA gene encoding glutamine-hydrolyzing GMP synthase, yielding MQNNIDKVLILDFGSQFTQLITRRIRELNVYSEIHPFHVSIDFIKEFKPKAIILSGGPSSVYEEDAPKVDKELFNLGVPILGICYGMQIIVYSMGGKVESADKREYGKAEIEITNHESIFKSFGKNNIVWMSHGDSIKSIPEGFELIAKTPNTELAAIENKQKNIYAIQFHPEVVHTENGIKIIENFLFNICKCERNWNMGSFIEYEIKRIRETVGDKNVILGLSGGVDSSVAAVLIEKAIGKQLKCIFVNNGLLRKDEDKKVVEVFRDNFNIDLIYVDASKRFLDKLAGVTDPEQKRKIIGHEFVSVFNDEAKKIENVGFLAQGTLYPDVIESVSLRGSSAVIKSHHNVGGLPKDMKFELLEPFRELFKDEVREIGLELKLPEDIVYRQPFPGPGLAVRILGDITEERVKILQEADDIVVSEIKKAGLYRKLWQSFAILLPVKSVGVMGDGRTYEQVCAVRAVESVDAMTADWAKIDYNVLGIISNRIINEVKGINRVVYDISSKPPATIEWE